The DNA sequence ATTCCACCAAATTTTAATGGTAAAGAGATGTATCTTTGCTTCATATGAGATATTTTTAGTATACCCAAAcgttatttaaatattaaacggttaataattttagttaaaaaaatataaatcaccTGACATCTCTCAATTTAtcttttggtaaataaaaaattagctacAAAACATTGCATACGTCATACATTTAGTTCTTAAGGATCAAACCTAGGACATTATCTTTAAACAAGTCAAATAACTACTGCTTGTGTGAGCCTATTTAGGTATCCTAGTTTCCaatcaattatttatttgatcatatACTAAAAGCAGGATtataaaaggaagaaagaaaaagaaaattaaaacataaaaaggaACTGATAACATCCAAAGCACAAATAGCAAACAAAATTACTGTTATTAACATAGTTTATTAAATCTTACAAACCATAAATGTTAAGGAATAGACTCATTATTCTTCAACACTTTGtacaacttttctattttctaataCCACCTGATTCCAACTCCCTTTCGGCAAAGCCATCAAGGAGAAGAAGACGACATGACCCAAGAGACCCTACGGCATAACCATCAGGCCTTTGGACAAGGGATACAATAAACAAAACCACCATCCGATCTTACAATATCATAATTTCTCTAACTACATGAACCAGAAAGGAATGAATGATATGAATGAAAAAGTGTAATATAAAGAAAAGGATGATCAAGAAGCATCTCAGCAGTTCACCTCTTGTTGCTAGGATCCTTCATAAAGCACTTTTCCAAAAAATCATAACAGAAAACACTGATTCCTTTTGGCTTCTTGGGTGATAGTTCAAGATACTCAATGAAGAACCTCAAATACTCCTCAGTACGCAAAAAGCTCTCACCCCTATGCAGACAATCCAGTCAGCATTTCAATCACTATGCAGCCAAGTGCCCATATATCTATCGGAGCATCAATATGACTGGAAAATGCCTCCGACGAAAAGTATGACGACGTATCTCTAGGCTTGGACTTCCAAACCTCGACATCTGCTTCCTCATTTTTGGTCTTAGATAATCCGAAATCCGCAATCTTCAATTGATAGTTTGCACTCTCTTTGTCCAATGAAGGAAACAGAAGAATGTTCTCTGGCTTGAGGTCACAATGGGCGATTTCTTTGCGATGAATATGCGAAAGCCCTTTAACAATCATGCGTGTATAGATGCTCATGTCAGTTTCCGGGAGAGGTTTCTTGTGGATCAAGCCATCCAAAGGATCGTGAGGAGCATACTCCAACAGAAGATTATAAAAGTAACGTCCGTGGTCTCAGTTCCAAAGCATCGAATGATTTCTTCGCAACCACCACTTTCACCTTTGCACAATGATTTGAAAATTTGTTCTTCTTTCTACAGTGAGAATGCCAACCTGGGAATGGAGCTCTTCACATCAATGAAACTCTGATACGGTGTTTGTGTGTATCAACAACAGTTGCAAAATAAACAGTGCCATAAGAGCTTGCTCCCAAGACTTTCAGTTTCTTCCGTTGTAAACTACTCATCTTTGATTACTTTTTCTTATTCCTGTATCAACATCAAATGTTCGATATAAtgatcaaataatatttttttgtcaatATACAAAGTTTTGAATACCTCCAGGCTAGTTCTTTTGGTTCTTCTTGTGGATTATGAACTCAGTTTTGTGTTAGTTCGTTACCTtgtgttatttatattaattagttGTATCActgaaaatcatataaaatctatCTTTTGTGTTATTAATATTGTTTATGATCTTATAAATATCTATAAAACGAAATTTAAATAAAGCTTTGCTATATATTAGGATAATATATAggaagataatttttaaaatgaaggTACGTaggtattattgttattttttcaaaattcaatgatTAAATTTGGCACAGATATGAAACACGACATGAGACACACAGACACCGAATTTTAACCTTACTGCACCCTATTGATTTACAAATGTATTAACATGCTTCCAACTATTATTAATTTGAGgcactttattttcaaaattttttataattttactatgcCAAATAAtcttaataataacaaaaaataatctgCCACTTACTTTTGTATAACCCTTTGACATCTTGCCACATGCAATTCtcaaactaaattttaatatcaTTAGCACTCCGTCATTATACACATCCTCCATTTAACGGTCTAAGGTCATCTATCGTAATTCActagagaagaaaaaataaaaaaaaaaataataataataataatttaccgTTTTCTTTTGTGATTCACAACCCTACTAGTTTGAGTCTTTGGAACAACAACAAATAAGTGCAATTTTTGTTCCgacatttaattaaattttatgttgATAAAAGTAGTTAATTTTTGTACTATGCGATAGTATCTAATTATATATTTGAACGAGTAGATTTTATTAACAGAAAGATAATATTTtgtttacataataaaaaatataaagacaggaggaataatttaaactaaaaacaaattcaaaaattttgaaatatctcTATCTCGTGATAATTTTGAATTAACCGTAATTTTCAAACCCAAATAAAAAGTGAAATATATATCTCCATCTCTACTTTTTTAGGGATTATAAgattttattagttaaaaatggTTATGAAATAGAGATAATTCAATTtcagaatttttgtctttgttttatAGTATTTATGTCTGTTACGaagggtaaccggagattaacgGGTTGGACCCgatgggttggcccaatcgtctagcGGGGGAAGCCTTCGAGCAGGTTCACGTTTGCAagcctccttccgacttgtgtGCGAgggagaatggggggtggtacctgcaaagacactctgatgcctaagtcagcaaatgGGTAAACATGTTTGGAGAATATTggaacttagtgatacctgaggggtgtcagtgtatttatagtggtgaaccaataaccaccgttggagtagttccatcttttaaggaggataaccatcccgttatcttagggaagttgagatatggctcctggaagtgggttgagagattttaggggaaGTTACCTATTTGAATGAGCGTTATCTACCGGCTAATCTTCGTCCCCGACTTTTTTTGGCCAAGTCGTTGTTAAGACCGACTTCTTAAGAGAAGGTCGGTGTCGAGAGAGagccaatctttggattgggccttttatttggacctgggctttaatgttgggccagggtatgaacagtgcccctactcgagtgcAATCTCTTTTAAGAGTTGGAGTCGAGTATTTTAACTCGGGCTTGTAGCCGACCTGATgaggaaccgacgtgatttttcgaAACCGACGTGATTTAAAGTTTCTCAATGgtcgcgtctaatcaaacgtTGTGTCCGTTAGGAGTTCACGTATTTATCCGCGGGGATCGGTTACATTAGTAACGGTGCATTTCTTTAATGACAGTTTtgattttaccattatgcccctggcatttttataaatactttccctcccTTTCTTTGTTTCGTTTCTGGAAACTTTTTAGCCTTCATCCTTTGTTTGAAAAGAAACTTCTTCTGCTCGAAAGAAACTCCTCTCTTTTACGCGTTGCCGTCGTCTCTGCCTTTCTTCGCTAACAAAGGTCAGTTCTTTCTCTCCTCCTCTTTTATTAATGAATGCTTTTTACTTGCATGCTTTGCTTAGGGGAGTATTCGTAGCAAGTCTGGCTGTAGGCCTAGTGTTTCTGTTTCACTGAGGATCTTACGTTGGCCCTATAGAGACCTTGTTTttgactctttttcttttttttttctttgtaggttCCGTCACCCTCTTACTAGGAAAATATGTCTTCTTTAGAGTCCCTTTCCCAGTGGGTGGATGTTACAGTTCTTGGGAAAGAACCCCTTGTAGATACTGACTATATTACCGATCTTCGTATTCACCATAGAATTTGTGTTCTTGATGAGGACGAGCCAAAATATGAACTGATTGCTccgggtccggaagaccgggtttgttttggaagGGCTTCTGATGCGGAtcctcatttcttttttatgtatgagagCCTTTTTACCCGTCTGGGAGTCTTTCTGCCATTTTTCGACTTCGAAATAGTTGTTTTGTCTTACTGTCGCATTGCTCCCActcagcttcaccccaattcatggggttttatgaaaatttatcaacTTATCAACCGTGAATTAAATTTTCCTACCTCTTTgaagattttctttttcctttttcatatgaccaagccctttagtgggcaaaACAATAAGCAGCAATTAGTGTCTTTCCGAGCCATCCAAGGCCGGAGAGTctttaccctttttgatgaatctttccatgacttcaaaattttcttttttaaagttcaagccgtagaggtcaccaccccttttttctggaccAAGACTCTTCTCCACGTTTTCTCCTATACTGGTTGGAAGCCTCTCCTGTGAAAAAATATAGCCTGGATGACCTGAACGAGGTATTGGAGGCTATTGTGGGGTTCTTCCGAGAAGTTTGGGAAATAGCCCCTTATCTCGATACAAAAAAGTTCctccaggggtctccgacctttgtaCAGACTCAATTAGGTAGATATGATTGTTTTTTTATTTGCTCCAACTTGTTTTAATCATTTCTGACTCTGGAATTCCGATTTTCTTGTAAATTGATTTTTTGCCTTCTTCCTTTTCAGAAATGGTGAAGAAAGCTTCTGCCTCTTCTTATCAAAAAGTTCAAGATGCCAAGAAAAGGTCTCGAGCGCGGGTGGATGTGGCAAGGGCCACTGgtactcttcctcctcctcctccccctcctcctcctcctcacaaTTTGGAGACTTCCTCTCATCCTATCATGGtaatcttcaaagggagtactcaaTACTCAATACTCTAATttttttccatttcaattttaataatatttgtcatcaagggggagattgatgagtttagaaaaatctaaatttaatttgataatgaACAAAcactattaatataattaaattacaaaattgtcaatttgattttgattcaCATGTATTGATTGATAATTTTGTGTGTGCAAATTTTTAATGggccgaaaagaaaagaaaaaattctaagcccaataaaatcaaattttagcCTTGTGCAATATTGTCATATGAATGTTGGCTGAAGTGTTTTATTTGTTGGGCCATTCTGAATCATTATTGCAGCAAGCCCAATATGCTTGTAAACATTCAGCTTTGTTCAAAATCTGTCATATTGAGTGGCTGAAGCAATTTGTGGTTAATTGGGCCAGAATCATGTTGAACTAAGCCCAAAACTAAATTGCTAGCTAGAAGCAAGCTTGCATGGTCCGAAACCATTAAGAAAGCAAAGTTTCATTGCTTCCAATGGACCCTACTTTCATtatgtgatggatttcaaattcattTAACTTGAATTAAACTTacattggaaacatgagagagagttAGCTATTGATTTGATGGACACCATCAATGCTACACGCTACCTAATGCAAGGGAAGtggaaatttaatttactttatcaAAATCCATTAGTTAGTGTTCAaatttttctctcctctctttctcaTCTTGCTTCTTGTTTTCGGTCATTACACAGCAGCTATGGAAGAAACATTGAGCCACCGAAAAGAAGAAAGTGCAAGcaacaagaccatcacaatgatggcaagaaaaagaaaacaaaaagtatgttgtggctgagattctcatcacttatggtaagatttggtgaatagatcttggcttctccataccCAAAAATGGATGAAGAAGATCTCGGTCAATAGAGGAAGATCCTTGGAAGGATGGCTTGTCTCTAattttgctcaaccaccacaggaggtagctacagtggctacgtgatggaggaGGTAGaagttggagcagatgaagctatcatcatcatgaagcatcaagggctaggagtCCATCTTGGGGAGCAAGGCAAGATGGAGGGCTCGAATTGATGATTATTGGTGATCAAGGAAGgaccagaggtaattgcatgttggatttTACATTcagtttcctcttctctctctctggccgaaccggtttgcatgaagaagaagaagattagcttggtttgtttggtttcaacggtggaggcttctccctataagtaagggtgaacagtcagggcttgaagcaaggagtgagagtgcaaggcacagggttctcatagctacctaagctaacagaagttcttctctttcaatgttctttattttatatttttctgtttaattttgtctgtcttgagtctcatggaaaaaggcaaacagtgaggttcgtaagaaaaagccatagagcggaaaaaggcagagagtgcaaaattaaaagaaaaagccatagatgtctttagaggtcctttgtacatctgtgttgtgtttcatgattctgtgggaatccccttgtaagttgggttagcacttagcagttgaaagcttggcagtgaccaagtcaagttcaggattggggtttaGATTCTAGACTTGTCCTATATAGgaaggtagttcctagggagaattggtgtatgtaatcaataatgattatagtgaaattccgtcattgttgtgatggagactggatgtaggctacattgcacttagcagctgaaccaggatatatcctGGTGTAATTCttcctctcttctactccatttctgtttctgctactCAAAGAGATAAAgctgaaaaatatctcgtgctgatcgacaagacaaaaagaaaagtctcgtggctgggtacgagacaaaagaaaaagtctcgtggctggttacgagacaaaaaggcaaaaagtctccagaagttgtttcaaagaccagcaagtattattaagtgaaaaaggggctaagattcaacctccccttctcttagccactgaaaaccatcagatgtgcaaaataatttcttatcttgaaattaattctggttagtgagataaaatttaaaatattttttattttcttactcaaatttaaatttaaatttcgaaTTGAATAAtggctcatttttttaatttcaataaaaaaataaattggttagatataaaatatttagcatttaataatttattagattaaaatatatatatatatatatatatatatatatatatattagtacgtgaataataatatccaatgtattaattattatttttttacagaattaatgtataatctattgaggtttgatttattatctaaaatttttttcataaactttgtaatatgtaaaaatagtgatcttatttgttattattatttaaacaatttttcataatttttaattaggtaattaatttaattaataacctttatttattgtttttatactaaaaaaatatcaatttatactatttatatatttttcactactaataaataaataaataaatatttgtactattatatttattgtcttagatgatgacttaagttacttattttgtatgttaaataatattttgtatgttaatttattaaatattaagataaaaaaaattattcaataaattatataaatagtcattacagaaaaaaaattatatattaaaattatctattttaattatgtgaataattattgttatttttacttttttgttacattaaaaaataatatttaaaactaaaaaagagataattaatttttttaatttgaattaaaaaatatgttgTAAATATATTCAACTTTTACATATActaagtgttataatattaaatagtatagtatttgctataacaatgactcaaaatattaatccaaGATATATTTGGGTCTAGTATGACCTCAATGCAAGCAAGATCAACTAAAATCTATTATTAGGGTCCTAAATCCGACTTAGGTTCATTACCTTAAAGGCCCAATGCAGATGAAGTCCACACGTCCCCTCTTAAATCGACTCAAATTGGATCTTCGATGCTAGCTAGATATGGTAATGAGTACTCACAGGAGCGTGAGAAGCCCCTTCCCATGCCTcactcttattttaaaaaaatgcccCGTTCCTTCTCTGTCATTGCAAGTTCTTGTTTAATTATCCCTTAGAGAATGCAGATCTTCTTggtaaacttttgaaaaaaattaacacaaaaagacataatataataatcataaaataatcagttcaatataattcaacacaatttataacatatttgttatgaaaaataacatttcaaaaggagaaaacataaaaacatattCCAATATAATAACATAACATGATTTTTTGGGACGATACTGAGCGACGTAGTGACGGACTTGAGAGAcagagaaagtgagttagagagGATCGAGACTGAGAATGagtctaaaagaaaaagaaaaaattcaaattggaggcagaaattagggttactaaattcaaaaaatgaatttatgtatatataaattaggataaattaataattttatttcatgGAGCGGGTATTTATGTCTGTGTCCCCACTAGCGGTGGCAAAAAGGAAAGCCCGTCCTGTCTCACCAAAAGCCCGCGATCTAGTGGGCTAGCCTGTCCCGCCCCGCCTAGTAAGGGGGTCTTAAATTTCTCCTCCGCCCCGCCTAATGGTAGGCTGGCGGGTTGGCGGGCTCTCCtttttttataaatcattaaatattaaaaaatatatataatttcacaataatttcaacaaatttataatttctaaaaatataaaaaaaattataattataaatatgtaataaacataattataaactaaattttttgaaacaaaataataaaatcaatattgtccaaaacaaaacaaatattatccaaaatatataattaaatatcttcaagtttataatcaatcaaacataaaaacataatccaaaatatatgtaacagcccagaccacccgctagcacgatattgtccgcttcggcacacaaggcctcacggttttgcctttaacgatagggatgctagccgaagccccccacactcactcgtcaaaatgcgtcatgctagggagaggtatccacacccttataaggcatgcttcgttcccctccccaaccgatgtgggccttacaatccacccccctaagggagtccagcgccctcgctggcacatcgatccgggttctggctctgataccatctgtaacagcccagaccacccgctagcacgatattgtccgcttcggcacacaaggcctcacggttttgcctttaacgatagggatgctagccgaagccccccacactcactcgtcaaaacgcgtcatgctagggagaggtatccacacccttataaggcatgcttcgttcccctccccaaccgatgtgggccttacaatatAACTTAGAATATCTTtaattatcatcttcatcctcttgtagattaataacatcatagaaatttgtaaaaaaatggtTTTGACAAAATAAAAGCTTGGCCCAGCAGAAAAACTTGCACCGTCCCACCGAAGCCCACCAAAAACTCATGGATTAGGTGGTGCGGAATAGGTGTGCTTTTTAAGTTTGACAGTCTCAAATTTTCAATCCAACCCTCCTTTTTTGTCGGGTTATGCGGGTCAGCTCGACGGATTttggcccgtttgccaccccaaGTCCCCATCTATTTTCGGATGGCAAGTCGTGAGGATTTTACGAGTCTCCATCTAGCCCCAAAATGCTATTAATCCCTGTAAATACCTTTTTTGGCTGTTTTTGTGATTATCCCTATTCCTAGCATTCATTGGTTTATGACGTGGAGCTATTCTAGCCACTCAATAAATTCTCAGATAATCAAAATTTAGGTTATATCATTTTTATACAGCCACATGTATccttgttataacaatattaatagaagATAAACAGATAAACACTAAGCTATTGTttgaatataagataaaaaataagatgaaagaaaatagaaagaaagaaaatgagaggaaacaaaatggaaagaaaagtatatttttgtatgtgtgtttagatgaagaaaaaatgaatggaaagaaaatagagaaaaaaatttcttttgcttGGATGGAAGGAAAATTATAatagagtaaaattatattaatatttttatatattatatataaattataattcaaaaacTTTGTATTTTAACCATGTTTGTACTTCTGCATAAGTTTTCTTCGCaactttgaagagaaaaaatttacATGAACTCCacatacatttttatatttttcattcaattttttgttgatccaaacaataaaaaattgattttttcatctattttcttctcCACCATTTTATTTCCCTACAAATTCTTTTAATCCAAACAATGCATAAATAAGtcacatttttcatatatatatatatatatatatatatatatatatatatatatatatatatataacaataactaatatcaTATATTAGGTTAATTTATGTTAATAAACTAAAGCCACCTCAAAATTACCTAAATCCCCCCAAACCCAAAAACGTTACCTAGTTATCTCCATttacatttctatataaatcaaatttaatgaATTCAAATTAGGGTAATAAGTAATAAATCAAATCTATAGGATTCGAATTACTTGACATTGTgatttgaaagtaaattgaattcaatGAATTTGAATTATGTCATCCCCTACTAAATCGAATCTATAAATTTCGATTTATATGGTCCATGCTAAATCGAAGCAATAAGGTTCTATTTATACTCACTTAATAGCAATCCAACTCATTGTAAATCGAAtctcttttattctatttagtagCATAGATAGCATCCAAGTAATTTGAATcttatagattcgatttactacgaAAATACATAATTTGAACTCCATAAATTTGATTTACATAGATATGTAAATTGAGACATGCgcgtaattttttttactttggcAGATATAcgtaaaattggtttgcaaatggTTTATAAAGGTAATTTACTCCACATATTATAACTTGtgaaatcataatattttgagaagtgatgtatagacaacttaaatgttgataagtctgaaaaattttagaaaaaaataaaaatataaaaaaattacatgatccataaatttttttttttaaaaaaaatttccatagtctatgattaataactttaaaattatatatatttttttatttttattttatagagacttataattttattatcg is a window from the Arachis hypogaea cultivar Tifrunner chromosome 17, arahy.Tifrunner.gnm2.J5K5, whole genome shotgun sequence genome containing:
- the LOC112763164 gene encoding mitogen-activated protein kinase kinase kinase 20-like codes for the protein MIVKGLSHIHRKEIAHCDLKPENILLFPSLDKESANYQLKIADFGLSKTKNEEADVEVWKSKPRDTSSYFSSEAFSSHIDAPIDIWALGCIVIEMLTGLSA